The proteins below come from a single Candidatus Woesearchaeota archaeon genomic window:
- a CDS encoding DUF1461 domain-containing protein has translation MKRLYFFLFLLNLPILLISLNVLSVTYDLKLYDEQFEEHQIYQNVGDALVISESILQYFSGRDTLNETQFSERELTHLREVKALITFIKAISVMSLLLFMFIIFRESRRRKKGKDMGIGLIIGGLITNLIVLVFLVMSAHFSSSFLAFHKAVFPTDTWLLPANSTLISLYPEGFFFSMFTQIILRLAIVANIIVLSGLFLLYKEKIINKFKTLKEIIKEYK, from the coding sequence ATGAAACGCCTTTACTTTTTTCTTTTTCTTCTTAACCTTCCCATCTTGCTCATTTCTCTTAATGTTCTTAGCGTTACATATGATCTTAAACTCTATGATGAGCAATTTGAAGAACATCAAATCTACCAAAACGTAGGAGATGCACTAGTCATTTCAGAGAGTATTTTGCAATACTTTTCCGGCCGTGACACTCTCAACGAAACACAGTTTAGCGAGAGAGAACTAACCCATCTTCGTGAGGTCAAAGCACTTATCACATTCATTAAGGCAATTAGCGTTATGAGTCTTCTGCTCTTTATGTTCATTATCTTCAGGGAATCACGCAGACGAAAAAAAGGAAAAGACATGGGCATTGGTCTCATTATAGGTGGGTTGATCACCAACCTTATCGTACTGGTATTTCTTGTTATGAGCGCCCATTTTTCTTCAAGCTTCCTTGCCTTCCACAAAGCAGTGTTCCCAACAGATACGTGGCTTCTGCCCGCTAACTCCACCCTCATTTCCCTCTACCCTGAAGGTTTTTTCTTCTCCATGTTCACGCAGATCATTTTGCGTCTTGCAATCGTTGCTAATATCATCGTTCTCTCAGGACTCTTCTTGCTCTATAAGGAGAAGATTATCAATAAGTTTAAAACTCTCAAAGAAATAATAAAAGAATACAAATAA
- the trxA gene encoding thioredoxin: MEITAENFDQAKNSAVVIDFWAQWCGPCKVMLPIVEKMHEEFGDKVAKCNVDEQPELAQSLGISSIPCFIFFKAGEEVHRHVGTMTEDEFREKIKTYL, from the coding sequence ATGGAAATAACAGCAGAAAATTTTGACCAAGCAAAGAACTCAGCAGTAGTGATTGATTTTTGGGCGCAATGGTGTGGTCCTTGTAAAGTCATGCTTCCAATTGTTGAGAAAATGCATGAAGAATTTGGAGATAAAGTTGCCAAATGTAATGTTGATGAACAACCAGAGCTTGCTCAAAGCCTTGGTATTTCAAGCATTCCTTGCTTTATTTTCTTCAAAGCAGGAGAAGAAGTGCACAGGCACGTTGGAACCATGACAGAAGATGAGTTCCGTGAAAAAATAAAAACCTACTTGTAA
- a CDS encoding thioredoxin-disulfide reductase, producing MTDFDVAIIGAGAAGFSAGIYAARYNLKTVLYGAEMGGMTNLAHNIQNFPGFEGSGFDLMLNFQNHAKKLGVDIRNAYVDKIERLEDGTFKISTAKESITAKTVILATGTTRRKLNVPGEEELSGKGVAYCATCDAFFYRGKDVAVVGGGDAATMGAEVLANVANKVHLIHRRDTFRGEQARVEQLKKDPKVEFILNAEVERFNGTDKLESVTLKDGRTICVDGCFIEIGGVPATQLAADLGVELNEHNIVKTKPDQSTNIEGVFAAGDITTNSNHFEQTLTAAAEGAIAANGAFVYLRKKYAS from the coding sequence ATGACTGATTTTGACGTAGCAATCATTGGTGCTGGTGCAGCAGGGTTTTCAGCAGGGATTTACGCAGCGCGCTACAACCTTAAAACTGTTCTCTACGGTGCTGAAATGGGTGGTATGACCAATTTAGCACACAATATTCAGAACTTTCCCGGATTTGAAGGCTCCGGCTTTGACCTTATGCTCAACTTCCAAAACCATGCAAAAAAACTCGGTGTTGACATAAGAAACGCATACGTGGATAAGATTGAACGCCTTGAAGATGGTACGTTTAAAATTTCAACAGCCAAAGAGAGCATTACCGCAAAAACAGTCATTCTCGCAACAGGAACAACGCGAAGAAAACTAAATGTTCCAGGAGAAGAAGAACTCTCTGGTAAAGGAGTTGCTTACTGTGCTACTTGTGACGCCTTTTTTTATCGTGGAAAAGATGTTGCAGTTGTAGGAGGCGGAGATGCAGCAACGATGGGTGCAGAAGTTCTTGCAAACGTTGCGAACAAAGTTCACCTCATTCACAGAAGGGATACTTTTAGAGGAGAACAAGCACGTGTTGAACAACTCAAAAAAGATCCAAAAGTAGAATTCATACTCAATGCAGAAGTAGAACGATTCAATGGCACTGATAAACTTGAAAGCGTAACACTCAAAGATGGACGAACTATTTGTGTTGATGGATGCTTCATTGAAATCGGAGGAGTTCCCGCAACACAACTTGCAGCAGATCTGGGCGTAGAACTCAATGAACACAACATTGTGAAAACAAAACCAGATCAATCAACAAATATTGAAGGTGTGTTTGCAGCAGGAGACATTACAACAAATTCCAATCATTTTGAACAAACACTCACAGCAGCAGCTGAGGGTGCAATTGCTGCAAATGGCGCATTTGTGTATTTAAGAAAAAAATACGCATCATAG